TTTGAAATGTCTTGATTGGTCGGGGAGACAGGATTTGAACCTGCGACCCCCTGGTCCCAAACCAGGTGCGCTACCGCTGCGCCACTCCCCGTTAAAAAACAGCTGACAATTGACAATTGACATAAAAAAACAAAGAATTTTATCAACTGTCAGCTGTTAGCTATCAAAAATTATTTTCTAACGGCCTTTTTTAAACCTACAGCAGCCCTAAAGCACGGAATTCTCATTGCAGGTATCTTCATTATTTCCCCGGTCTGAGGGTTTCTTGCTCTTCTTGACGCCCTATTGTTTACATCAAAAACGCCTATGCCGGAAACAGCCACTTTCTCACCCTTTCTTAATGACTCAGTAATAACTTCACCTAAAATTTTTAAAAGATTATTAACTGCCTGTTGTGACAAATTGCTCTTATTGGCAACAACTTCCAGTAATTGCTCTTTTGTCATATATACACTCCTTTTTTATCTTGAATAGATTATATACAAATTATACGATCTTTTCAATTTTTTCAAAATTTATGGCCCTACCCTCTTTATTTAGGTCAACAATTAATGCATGGAAGTAAGATGGTCCGTATGGCGCGACTTCATATCTGGCGGGCATCTGCATTAAAACTCTCTCTCTTGATACTTCCTTTTTTAGTCCAATAACAGAATCAATAGGCCCAAGCATACCGATATCCGTAATATAAAATGTGCCATTCTTTAGAATTTGATAATCGCAAGTAGGAACGTGAGTATGGGAACCAAAAACAATACTTACCCTACCATCAAGATAGTCACCCATCAGAATTTTCTCAGAAGTAGCTTCAGCATGAATATCAACTATTACAAAATTGGTTTTTATTTCTTTAAGCAACTCATCTACTTTCCTAAATGGATCATCGAATTCTAATCTAAAGAAGGTTCTCCCCATAAGATTGATAACAGCAATTTTTTGACCCTTAGCAACAACTGTTTTATATTCTTTTCCCGGTACGCCAGGAGGATAGTTTGCAGGTCTTACAACTGGAGCTTTCGGATCTTCTAATAAAGGACAAATTTCCTTATGGGCGAATACGTGATTTCCTGTTGTGAAAAAATTAATACCCAAATCCTCCATTTCCTGCATTTTTTCAACCGTTAAACCTTTACCTGCAGCAAGATGCTCACCATTAGCAATAACAAAATCTGGACTATACTGCTTTAGAATATCAGGCAATACTTCCTTGATTTTCGCCCTACCCGGCCTGCCAATTATTTCACCTAAAATTAATATTTTCATTATTTTATTATCTTTAATTATATGATTAATCTATTATACGATTTTTTATTTTGCGAAATCTACTGCTCGTGTTTCACGAATCACATTTACCTTAATTTGGCCCGGATATTTCAAATCCTCTTCAATTTTTCTAGCTATTCGATGGGATAGTTTTTCAGCCTTTAAATCATCAATTTCTTCCGGTTTAACGACTATTCTTATTTCACGACCAGCCTGAATAGCAAAAGATTTTTCAACACCTTCAAATCCATTAGCTATATTCTCAAGCTCTTTTAAGCGTTTTATGTAAGTATCCAATGTTTCGCGTCTTGCTCCTGGCCTTGAACTTGAAATCGCATCAGCTACATGAACAATGATTGCTTCAACCGTGTGAGGTTCAACTTCTTCGTGATGAGCTTCAATCCCATGAATTACTTCTTCTGATAAACCAAATTTTCGGGCAATATCCCTACTTATCATGGCATGATTACCTTGTACTTCATGATCAACAGCTTTCCCAATGTCATGTAATAGCCCTGCTTTCTTGGCAACATTAACATCAGCGCCAATTTCAGATGCTAATAATCCCGCTAAATGGGCAACTTCCACTGAGTGCCTTAAAACATTTTGACCATAACTGGTTCGAAACTTTAATCTTCCAAGAATTTTTGTTAAATCTTGGGGTAATCCAGCAATACCAACTTCAAAAACTGCTTGCTCCCCTGCTTCTTTCATTGATTGATTAATTTCATTTTTGGCTTTTTCCACTGCTTCTTCGATCTTTGTGGGATGAATACGGCCATCGCCCATAAGTTTTTCAAGAGCAACCCTTGCAACTTGTCTTCGCACTGGATCAAACCCAGAAATTACTACCGCTTCAGGGGTATCATCAACAATAATATCGCAACCAGTTGCTTCTTCTAAAGAACGAATGTTTCTACCTTCACGACCAATGATTCGCCCCTTCATTTCATCGCTAGGCAAATTAACGGTTGTAACAGTAAATTCTGCAGT
This region of bacterium CG_4_10_14_0_2_um_filter_33_32 genomic DNA includes:
- a CDS encoding DNA-binding protein HU (histone-like DNA-binding protein) → MTKEQLLEVVANKSNLSQQAVNNLLKILGEVITESLRKGEKVAVSGIGVFDVNNRASRRARNPQTGEIMKIPAMRIPCFRAAVGLKKAVRK
- a CDS encoding metallophosphoesterase, whose amino-acid sequence is MKILILGEIIGRPGRAKIKEVLPDILKQYSPDFVIANGEHLAAGKGLTVEKMQEMEDLGINFFTTGNHVFAHKEICPLLEDPKAPVVRPANYPPGVPGKEYKTVVAKGQKIAVINLMGRTFFRLEFDDPFRKVDELLKEIKTNFVIVDIHAEATSEKILMGDYLDGRVSIVFGSHTHVPTCDYQILKNGTFYITDIGMLGPIDSVIGLKKEVSRERVLMQMPARYEVAPYGPSYFHALIVDLNKEGRAINFEKIEKIV
- the rny gene encoding ribonuclease Y — its product is MGTSLLLVILIPASLVAGYFIRRFQAQKQTENAEALAKKMIEESKAKSKEIILEAKDEAMKTREQVKVEEKERRDKIGQTEERLAKREEVVDKKIEDLDKRRTDLQDKERDIDRTKKDLFELRKKQEDKLEKIAKLSREEARKVLLELTEREFKDDLLRKIKSLEESAKEEADKKAQEIVALAIQRCAVDLTAEFTVTTVNLPSDEMKGRIIGREGRNIRSLEEATGCDIIVDDTPEAVVISGFDPVRRQVARVALEKLMGDGRIHPTKIEEAVEKAKNEINQSMKEAGEQAVFEVGIAGLPQDLTKILGRLKFRTSYGQNVLRHSVEVAHLAGLLASEIGADVNVAKKAGLLHDIGKAVDHEVQGNHAMISRDIARKFGLSEEVIHGIEAHHEEVEPHTVEAIIVHVADAISSSRPGARRETLDTYIKRLKELENIANGFEGVEKSFAIQAGREIRIVVKPEEIDDLKAEKLSHRIARKIEEDLKYPGQIKVNVIRETRAVDFAK